In a genomic window of Pelorhabdus rhamnosifermentans:
- a CDS encoding winged helix-turn-helix domain-containing protein — protein ADESQVHCGDLVIDLSKHQVTLSGNEVKLTPTQYDLLKVLAQNAGNVLTHRQLLKRVWGAESDDTQYLRVYIGQLRRKIEE, from the coding sequence AGCGGATGAATCACAAGTCCATTGTGGTGACTTAGTCATTGATTTATCGAAGCATCAGGTCACATTGTCTGGCAATGAAGTAAAATTAACGCCAACACAGTATGATCTATTAAAGGTTCTGGCGCAAAATGCAGGGAATGTGTTGACTCATCGCCAATTGCTGAAAAGGGTCTGGGGGGCCGAAAGTGATGATACGCAATATCTACGCGTATATATTGGACAATTACGTAGGAAAATTGAAGAA